One genomic segment of Musa acuminata AAA Group cultivar baxijiao chromosome BXJ3-3, Cavendish_Baxijiao_AAA, whole genome shotgun sequence includes these proteins:
- the LOC103980037 gene encoding late embryogenesis abundant protein At1g64065-like, with product MAGKEEEQPKPLAMSSPSVGADEEAATRWRSIRYLRKRRYALWCCGCCGAAVVVLGITVLILSLTVFKVKDPTLTMNSLTVDGVNFDVGPFDDLVQLNATLVADISIKNPNVASFRFDNSTTDFYYEGETVGVAYAPAGKVSAHRTVRMNVTVDVLTNRVVRQMNITADTLTSGTQLNLTSFTDINGRVNVLGVYKRDIEVTMNCSMTLEVSATHQAIQSTDCSANVK from the coding sequence ATGGCAGGAAAGGAGGAGGAGCAACCGAAGCCGCTCGCCATGTCGTCGCCATCCGTCGGCGCCGACGAGGAGGCCGCCACCAGGTGGCGCTCGATCCGGTACCTCCGCAAGCGCCGCTACGCTTTGTGGTGCTGCGGATGCTGCGGTGCGGCCGTCGTGGTCCTCGGAATCACCGTCCTCATCCTCTCCCTCACCGTGTTCAAGGTGAAGGACCCCACCCTCACCATGAACTCCCTCACCGTCGACGGCGTCAACTTCGACGTAGGCCCGTTCGACGACCTGGTGCAGCTGAACGCCACCCTCGTCGCCGACATCTCCATCAAAAACCCGAACGTCGCTTCCTTCCGGTTCGACAACAGCACGACGGACTTCTACTACGAGGGGGAGACGGTCGGGGTGGCGTACGCGCCGGCAGGGAAGGTGTCGGCCCACCGGACGGTGCGAATGAACGTGACGGTGGACGTGCTCACCAACCGGGTGGTGAGGCAGATGAACATCACGGCCGACACACTAACTTCCGGCACGCAGCTGAACCTGACGAGCTTCACGGATATAAACGGGAGAGTGAACGTGCTCGGCGTGTACAAGCGCGACATCGAGGTAACGATGAACTGCAGCATGACGCTGGAGGTGTCGGCTACGCATCAGGCAATTCAAAGCACCGACTGCTCTGCTAATGTCAAGTGA